taatctactatcaaaataatcaaatttaaaaataatagaataatcaaatataaaatagatgaataatcaaatttattaacaataatataataaaaaattctgAGATAACAATATATATTTCTGTATGCAGTGATGGGTGATTGGTGGCTCATCTTTTGGTATACACTTGTTTTGGTTAATACTTCTAAGGAGGAACCTTTGTAAAGTAGCAGCTACATTTTATGACATTGATGGTTCATCTGGTTAAGTGACATAAAATCTATCTACCCGtatatctattttatttatataaaaatcgatacaaaaattttttaaattagaaaaccATTATTTTATTGTCGCATTagttttttctttaaattatgtGTTTGTTTGGGCGCCtattatcttaataaaaaaagatcttttttcaatgaaaatttttttttttttttaacgtgtttggcaaatttctaatagtaaaactataaaagtaaaagcactagaaaaataaaaaaaaaaacatcttttttgagaagctataatttacatctttttttaaaagatctttttttcttaaaaaaatatatttttcatataataaataaacaaaaaggtacttttatattattatacccaaacataattgatagataaaaagatctttttatatgagatacccaaacataaaattacttttacttttctataagatcttttaaaaaaagataactcaaaaaaatatcttttttaaaaagatcACCCAAACAAATCTTAtgttttttataaattttttaatttacttttttattattttttcatctAATAATTTCTACTAGCATCATCTCTTAATTAATAACGAATTTAACATCATTATTAAACTATTTTCAAACAAAAACTATCatatagtcaccaaaaaaaaaaacaaaaactatcATATTATTTATATGTCATCAACTCTATTTATTGAAATATTATTGTattcttatatattttatgttagAGATTAAACAACTTATATATCATATTTGTATAtgtttttgaaatattattgtattcttatatatttgtattattatcattgtattatattatagaatttattatgaaacaattcttagttttaagagttaaattattttgtaactaAATTTATTAGTTTTTCACACATTGGGAGAGTTTAAATCTAGTTTTATATACATTTGAAATGCAGCAATATGAGTGTTTATTCCCAAATTAATTTTAGCTTTTtgcaacaaaaataattaaaatgttACATTTCTATCCTGCATGTTACTCCTATCTACCAGACATAAGATTTACAAGAGCTGGATTTTCATAGAAGGAAGCAATGTCCCAATTCTCAGTGGTTGAACTTAGTGTCATAAGAGCAACCACCACCGATCTCATCTTCGGCCGCCGCTGCGGATCTCCCTCTGTACATGCCCTGGCAAGTTGTGCCATCTGCAACCAGAACAAAGTTAGCCAAAGCTATTGAAGTCtgaaacattaaaaaataaagaaagaaataaaagatataGAGTTTAAAAATGATATATGAAAATGTATACCTTATAAACTGATTCAATTGAATAGTTATCTCCAAGCCTAGGATCCACCATTTGTTTAAGACCTTCTTTGGGGTCTGGCTGGTTAAAAACTTCCTCAAACTGCCACATAAatggccaaaaattgaattagaaaACAAAGAAGGAAAATATTACAGTGCGCTTGGTTTGcgttttcattttctgtttttatttttagtgttttctcATGTTTTCAGGATTTTGCGAAGAAACAATGAAAACAATAAAATCGTTTTCTTCCTtatgttttctcttttttcttcacaaaattctaaaaacagaaaatactgaaaatgaaaacagaaaataaaaacacaaaccaaTCGCGCCCATGATTACATTACTAAGTCAACATTTCAAAACAATGCACGGAAGGGTCATTAATAATCACCAAAGCCACAAGGCCCTTCAATTCAGCACCAGATGCACCACCACTCCTCATCAGAGCTTCTTTTGCAGAAATAAGCTCATAAAGAACAACTCCGAAAGCATATACATCTATTTTGGGAGAAACACTTCCATATACATATCTGCAAATAAGAGAATCCTACTATTAAATCTAAAAAGATCACTTTCCCTTCTAGAATGTGAATGTGTGAAGTTAATACTGAAAAACTTCTACTTTTAGTGCTTCTAATTGGAAACAAGGAGATGAAGATCAAGGAATACTCTTTCAACATTCCTAAACTCATAACTATGTACTAAGTATTAGTTAGCATACTCTAATCCTTAGaaagcaaaaaacaaaaaaaaaaaaatttgaatacaGAGAAAACACAGTTCATCATACTCTGGTGGCATGTAGCCGAATGTGCCGGCCATATTAGCAGTTGGAGCTGATGAATTTCCAACATCAATCAGCTTGGTCAGTCCAAAATCCGCAACCTGCAAAACAATGCAATGCAGTATCTCACAGAATTAtacaacaaaacaaaacaaaaaagtaaCAAGTTCATTGAATTTATTGAGATGTATCTTACCTTTCCACGGAAGTTTCTgtctaataaaatattttccGACTTTACATCGCGATGGATATATACAGGCATCGTATGCTCATGAATGTATTCAAGTCCTCTGGCCGAGTCCAGAGCAATTTGAACCCGGGTAGACCATGGCAAAGGCTCACTATCTGGTAAATGATAACAGTTTATCATTAACCAAAGTCATTATGAATAAGCACTGAATTCTGAAGATAGATATGTATCATATCATGTGCTTATATTACCTGAATTTCGCAGATGTTGGCTTAAGTTTCCATTTTCGATATATTCATACACAAGGAAAAGAGAGCCCTCGACACAATATCCAATCAAGCGTACCTATATTGTTATTGAAACATAGTGAAACATTGAAACAGAAAGATCATATGAACATAGTTGAAAACAATCTATGGAATATGTGAGAAAGATTACCAAGTTTAAGTGATGAACACGCGTCAACACTTTCAGTTCCGCGAGAAATTCTTTTGATGCTTTCATGTCCATCTTCTTAATTGCAGCTCTCTGTGTTATCAGAGAAAACTTCAGCCAAAGTGGAAAGATAGAAGAAAGTAACAATTGAAATGTTAGTTATCCTAAGTCCTAACAGTATTATCATACATAAAAGTTGACTATGCTTGCAGCATCTATTCAACTAAAAGAACTGCAATTTAGTTTCtccttaataaaaaaatatatggaaCTTTTCTTTCAAATACTTGTAATCAAAACTAGTAACACAGAGAAATTATGAACCTCGCCATTGAGCTCTCCATAATAGACTTCACCAAAACCACCTTGACCAATCTTTTTAGCCAAACTGAAGTTATTTGTGGCATTGGCTAGTTCTTCATACGAAAACTCTGCTGATTTTTCTACCTTAACACCTataatactagtatcatcagAAGCTGAAGTTCTGTTTTCAGCATTATGAGAGGTTTCGCCTGAAAGAGGGACAATGTATAAGAGTTACTAATCCAAGCATGCTATTAGTTAAAATATAAGTCAAAATCCATATACCTTGGCGAACAAAGTTCTCGCTGGAATCTTTAGCTACCAATTTTTTGTTCCACATCTTCTTTCTTCTGTAACATTTAACATAAACACAAAATACCAGTAACAGAAGTGCTGCTACTATTCCAACAGATATTCCACCAATAACGCCACCGGATAGACCTTTCCCTGCAGAAACAATAGAACAGCAGAAAGCCCTTACCTTCACTGTCTTGATATCAAACTCAAATGAAAAGAATTATCAATGATAGAAAAACTGTGCTGAATTGTCAAACCTCCATTGCTGaaaaggaaaatgaaaacaTGGTCATTAAGTTTAGAAGATCACtgaaaaatgaaattcaaatagCTTGGACAGTGAGGTTAAGAGAAAAGTTACCTTAGTTTAAAGGGCACATAGTTGCCATTTTCGTCTGTAAAAAAGCGAAATGAAAGGAGAATGTGAGATATTATTcacttcaaaatttttaagcTCCTCAGAAATCCAACTATAAGAATGATGCTAATAAGTTAAAGCATACTCTTGACAGTATTAGAGAGGAAGAACAATATGGACATGTTATAGGGATTTCATGAATGACTTCAAATTTTCATCACTACTGTCACAGTTAACAATTTCTTTTCTCCTTTAATTCAACATTACTCACACTAACTATATGATTTCATACGATACTATTCTCTCTATAAGAAGTCATACTTAACAAACACACCCTAATAAAACCAACCACATAACAtgcaccaaaaaaaaaatcatgaattcATATCAGAAACACAAAAAAACATTGCATCAAAACAAGAATTCACACCTTTCCCAGGAATATAAACCAGACCACTCCCTTTGCTGAAATTCACACCAGGGTTATATCCCTGCAGCAACTTAGCATCAATCTTTGTCTTGTTTGCAATTGACTCCAAGGAATCCTCAGGTCTAAGAGGGTAAGTGATGAACAACCCATAATCCTTGCTAACATCACCATTCCCACAGGAACAGTTAACAGTGACATTAACAGTTGCAGGATAAGGAATATTATTTGGTGAATAAGTATTAGTATTCTGCAACCACTCAGCAGTGACCAAGTTTGAATAGCTCCAATTTGCAATGGTATCATAGGTGTCACTGCTCAAAACTGAGTATTGAAATACATGGCCAAGAAACTCACCATTGATGCATTCACAAGGGAATGGAACATTGATTCTGGTGGAGGATGTGACTGAGTCTTTGCTTTTTATGGTGCCATTGTTGTAGCTCACAATATCTTCACCTTGTGACCTTGTAACATACTCTGATTTCATAACAGTTGCAATATATGTGAGGTTAGAATTATCCCAAAGATAGTAGGAAGCTAAAGCTAAGCCACAACTCTCACTACACTTTGACTCTGCATTGATGGGTAGAATTACAAAATCTACCACCatc
The Arachis stenosperma cultivar V10309 chromosome 7, arast.V10309.gnm1.PFL2, whole genome shotgun sequence genome window above contains:
- the LOC130941613 gene encoding chitin elicitor receptor kinase 1-like isoform X1, translating into MKQPRFIFSSFFFLLMVVDFVILPINAESKCSESCGLALASYYLWDNSNLTYIATVMKSEYVTRSQGEDIVSYNNGTIKSKDSVTSSTRINVPFPCECINGKGLSGGVIGGISVGIVAALLLLVFCVYVKCYRRKKMWNKKLVAKDSSENFVRQGETSHNAENRTSASDDTSIIGVKVEKSAEFSYEELANATNNFSLAKKIGQGGFGEVYYGELNGERAAIKKMDMKASKEFLAELKVLTRVHHLNLVRLIGYCVEGSLFLVYEYIENGNLSQHLRNSDSEPLPWSTRVQIALDSARGLEYIHEHTMPVYIHRDVKSENILLDRNFRGKVADFGLTKLIDVGNSSAPTANMAGTFGYMPPEYVYGSVSPKIDVYAFGVVLYELISAKEALMRSGGASGAELKGLVALFEEVFNQPDPKEGLKQMVDPRLGDNYSIESVYKMAQLARACTEGDPQRRPKMRSVVVALMTLSSTTENWDIASFYENPALVNLMSGR
- the LOC130941613 gene encoding lysM domain receptor-like kinase 3 isoform X2, which translates into the protein MKQPRFIFSSFFFLLMVVDFVILPINAESKCSESCGLALASYYLWDNSNLTYIATVMKSEYVTRSQGEDIVSYNNGTIKSKDSVTSSTRINVPFPCECINGEFLGHVFQYSVLSSDTYDTIANWSYSNLVTAEWLQNTNTYSPNNIPYPATVNVTVNCSCGNGDVSKDYGLFITYPLRPEDSLESIANKTKIDAKLLQGYNPGVNFSKGSGLVYIPGKDENGNYVPFKLSNGGLSGGVIGGISVGIVAALLLLVFCVYVKCYRRKKMWNKKLVAKDSSENFVRQGETSHNAENRTSASDDTSIIGVKVEKSAEFSYEELANATNNFSLAKKIGQGGFGEVYYGELNGERAAIKKMDMKASKEFLAELKVLTRVHHLNLVRLIGYCVEGSLFLVYEYIENGNLSQHLRNSDSEPLPWSTRVQIALDSARGLEYIHEHTMPVYIHRDVKSENILLDRNFRGKVADFGLTKLIDVGNSSAPTANMAGTFGYMPPEYVYGSVSPKIDVYAFGVVLYELISAKEALMRSGGASGAELKGLVALFEEVFNQPDPKEGLKQMVDPRLGDNYSIESVYKMAQLARACTEGDPQRRPKMRSVVVALMTLSSTTENWDIASFYENPALVNLMSGR